In Oreochromis niloticus isolate F11D_XX linkage group LG18, O_niloticus_UMD_NMBU, whole genome shotgun sequence, one genomic interval encodes:
- the zgc:153913 gene encoding carboxypeptidase N subunit 2 produces MSLSFFEFPLCLFVVVVCFFQEKMDRNLGLILLLLLLCHKGSGEFCPYGCQCFTPVQVLCADEKMMSLPKNISRQVKDFIVMTSAVKYLFSHTLEGSPQLTKLIFLNNPLQSIHSRAFENLTELQELEISGNPLDHLFLGTFSKQGNLTKLLLNFNRFQTVLPGMFDSLKQLETLQMKGNVISDLPAFLFLNLQKLRVLDLSQNKLEGVKKETFCGLEKLEILKMNNNLISNFTSDTFHNVSQLIELHLEGNMITKLHDGIFAVLTELQVLNLRGNLLTTFSDKVFGFEGSNLSELNLKGNRLTELSSLSSLTLLTNLILSSNQLSNLTGDIFRNVTALMNLDLSENQITSLPETIFNDLSDIRTIYLQKNNLSTLDAKLFKSQEFIQQLYLSDNQLESLPEDLFDHFILQYTVRLHGNPWKCDCHIWYLHDWVLENSKNMEMLDRVVCESPDLLKKRAVMSIDKDQLVCHLSRDEMSDLSACSLQASNGIMIIKCKVDKCSPLTVKVQFQKDDGNIKEYVVKNEHEPSQCSNETLIESPI; encoded by the coding sequence ATGAGTCTGAGCTTTTTTGAAtttcctctttgtttgtttgttgttgttgtttgtttttttcaggaaaAAATGGACAGAAATTTGGGTCTGATCCTGCTCCTGCTGCTTCTCTGCCACAAAGGCAGCGGAGAGTTTTGTCCATACGGATGCCAGTGTTTCACTCCGGTCCAAGTGCTATGTGCTGATGAAAAAATGATGTCTTTACCCAAGAATATTTCCAGGCAGGTCAAGGACTTTATTGTAATGACTTCGGCTGTGAAGTACCTGTTCTCTCACACTTTGGAGGGGAGTCCTCAGCTCACCAAGCTTATCTTCCTGAATAACCCACTGCAAAGTATTCACTCTCGGGCATTCGAAAATTTGACTGAGCTTCAGGAACTGGAGATCAGCGGGAACCCCTTGGATCATTTATTTCTAGGAACTTTTTCAAAGCAAGGAAATTTGACTAAACTGCTGCTCAACTTCAACAGGTTCCAGACGGTGCTTCCTGGTATGTTTGACTCCTTGAAACAGCTAGAAACTCTGCAAATGAAGGGCAATGTCATATCAGATCTACCTGCATTTCTTTTCCTGAACCTTCAAAAGCTGCGTGTCCTGGATTTGTCCCAAAATAAGCTTGAGggagtaaaaaaagaaactttttgtGGTCTGGAAAAGCTAGAGATCCTGAAAATGAACAATAACCTCATCAGCAATTTTACATCTGACACATTTCACAATGTTTCTCAGCTGATAGAGCTTCATCTGGAAGGGAACATGATAACAAAACTTCATGATGGCATCTTTGCTGTGTTAACTGAATTGCAGGTGCTGAATCTCCGTGGGAACCTTCTTACAACCTTTAGCGATAAAGTGTTTGGATTTGAAGGCTCAAATTTGTCGGAGCTGAACCTAAAAGGCAACAGACTAACTGAGCTGTCCTCTCTAAGCAGTCTGACCTTACTTACCAACCTCATCCTGTCCTCTAACCAGCTCTCCAACCTTACTGGAgacatttttagaaatgttaCAGCCCTGATGAACCTGGACCTGTCTGAAAACCAGATCACTTCACTGCCTGAAACAATCTTTAATGATCTGTCTGATATTAGGACAATCTACCTGCAAAAGAACAATCTCAGCACTTTGGATGCCAAACTGTTCAAGAGCCAGGAATTCAttcagcagctctacctgtCTGACAACCAACTGGAGAGTCTCCCAGAGGACCTTTTCGACCATTTTATCCTGCAGTACACCGTGAGGCTGCATGGAAACCCTTGGAAATGTGACTGCCACATATGGTACCTGCATGACTGGGTGttggaaaacagcaaaaacatggAGATGCTGGACAGGGTGGTATGTGAAAGCCCAGACCTTTTGAAAAAACGGGCAGTCATGTCCATCGACAAGGATCAGCTGGTCTGTCATTTGTCCAGAGATGAGATGTCAGATCTCAGCGCCTGTAGCCTACAAGCATCAAATGGCATCATGATCATAAAGTGTAAAGTAGATAAATGTTCCCCACTGACAGTGAAGGTACAGTTTCAGAAGGATGATGGCAACATTAAGGAGTATGTTGTGAAAAATGAGCACGAACCCTCACAATGTAGCAACGAGACACTGATCGAGAGCCCCATTTAG